GCGACGCACTGTTCGGTCAGGCCCGCGCCCACGGGGTCACGCCGGCCATGACCCTGGCCGCCTCGTTCTCGCACACGCTGGCCAGTTGGTCGGACGCCCCGCGCTTCCTGCTCAATGTGCCACTGTTCGGCCGCGAACCGTTGCACGACGACGTCGACCGGCTGGTCGGCGATTTCACCTCGTCACTGCTGCTGGATGTGGATCTGAGCCAGGCCAGCACCGGCGCGCAGCGCGCGCACGCGGTGCAGGACGCGATGCGCACCGCCGCCGCACACGCCGACTATCCCGGCCTGGCCGTGCTGCGCGACTTGAGCCGCCACCGCGGCACGCAGGTGCTGGCGCCGGTGGTGTTCACCAGCGCGCTGGGACTCGGGGAGCTGTTCGCCGACGAGGTCACCGCCGCATTCGGTACCCCGGCCTGGATCATCTCCCAGGGCCCGCAGGTGCTGCTGGACGCACAGGTCACCGAGTTCGACGGCGGCATCCTGGTGAACTGGGATGTGCGCGAGGACATGTTCGCGCCGGGCGTGATCGACGCCATGTTCGCCCACCACATCGCCGACCTGACCCGGCTGGCCGGCAGCGACGGTTGGGCGCAAGCCGCGCCGGCAGCGTTGCCCGCCGATCAGGCCCAGGTGCGTGCGTCGGTGAACGCGGGCAGCGCCGAACCCAGTGGGGAAGCCCTGCAGGACGGGTTCTTTCGCCAGGCCGACCGCGATCCCGAGGCGGTCGCGTTGCTACACGGGTCGGGGGAGTTGAGCTACGGCGAGCTACGCGATCAGGCGTTGGCGGTGGCCGCCGCAATGCAGGAGCGCGGCGTGCGACCCGGTGACACGGTGGCGCTGCTGGGCCCCAAGGGCGCCGAGCAGATTCCGGCGCTGCTGGGCATCCTGGCCGCCGGGGCGGTCTATCTGCCGATCGCGGCCGATCAGCCGCCCGAGCGCAGAGAGCGGATCCTGGCCCTGGGCGGTGCCGGGCTGGCCCTGGTGACCGGGGACGCGTTGCCCGCCTTGGAGATTCCGACACTGGCGGTCTCCGATGCCGTGCAGCACTCCGGTGCGGTGCAGCCGGTTCACACCGCTCCGTCGGAGTTGGCCTATGTGGTGTTCACCTCCGGCTCCACCGGCGAGCCCAAGGGCGTCGAAGTCACCCACGACGCCGCCATGAACACCATCGAAACCCTCAGCGCTCGTTTCGGATTCGCTCCCAGCGACCGCAGCCTGGCGCTGCTGACGTTGGACGCCGACATGTCGGTGCTCGACGTCTTCGCCATGCTGCGCGCCGGTGGGGCGATCGTGATGGTCGATGAAGCCGACCGGCGCAGCCCCGAAGTGTGGGCGCAGCTGGTGGCGCGGCACCGGGTCAGTGTGCTCAACCTGATGCCGGGGGCGCTGGAGATGTTGGCCGCCACCGGCGGCGAACTGTCTTCGGTGCGTGCGGTGTTGACCGGCGGCGACTGGGTGCGCCCCGAACTGGCGCGACGGTTTGGCGCGGTGGCGCCCGGGGTGCGGTTCGCCGGACTCGGCGGGGCCACCGAAACCGCCATCCATGCCACGCTGTGCGAGGTCGAGGGGGACCCGCCGGCGCACTGGGCCGCCGTGCCCTACGGCGCCCCGCTGCCCAACATCGCCTGCCGGGTCGTCGGCGCCGACGGAGCCGACCGCCCGGACTGGGTGGCCGGCGAACTGTGGGTCACCGGGCGCGGCATCGCCTCGGGTTATCGCGGGCGGCCCGACCTGACCGCCGAGAAGTTCGTCGAGTACGACGGCCGAACCTGGTATCGCACCGGCGATCTGGCCCGCTACCTGCCCGACGGCACCCTGGAATTCGTCGGGCGCGCCGATCACCGAGTCAAGATCAGCGGGTATCGCATCGAACTCGGTGAGGTCGAATCCGCACTGCGCCGCCTGCCCGGGGTTGCCGAGGCGGTGGTGGTGGCGCTGACCGAACCCGGCGGGCGTGAGGTGTTGGCGGCTGCGGTGCGTACCGGCGATCCCGCGGTAAGCGTTGCCGGATTGCAGGCCGGGTTGGCCGAGTCACTGCCCGAGCACATGATTCCCCGTCAGCTGCAGGTGGTTTCGGCGATTCGCTACACCGTCTCGGGCAAGATCGATCGGCGGGCGGTCACGGCCGAGCTGGCCGCGGCGATGGCCGCGGGCGACGGCTACCGCGAGCCGGCCGGTCCGCTGCAGCGCGCCCTGGCCGCGATCATCGCCGAGGTGCTCGGCGCCGCCCGGGTCGGAGCAGACGACGACTTCTTCGCCCTGGGCGGGGATTCGGTGCTGGCCACCGCCGCCGTGTCACGCATCCGCACCTGGCTGGACGCCCCGGGCGCGGTGGTCGCCGACATCTTCGCCACCCGAACCGTCGCCGGACTGGCTGCTCGGCTTGCGGCGTCCGAAGCCGATCCGGGCCGGTTGGACGCGGTCGCGGAGGTGTACCTGGAAGTGGCGCAGCTCGATGCCGCAGAAGTTGCCGACGCGCTGCGATAAAGGCTGGTGGATCGCAGTCGCGGTGTGCCAGCATCGTGAGATGAAAGCGCGCCGATCGCTCCTCTTCCTCGGTGTTCCGGTGGTGACGGCCTTGGCTACGCTGCCCAGCGCGCCGAGCGTCATCCCCGCCGCCTCCGCTGCCAGCTGCCCCGACATCGAGGTGACCTTCGCCCGGGGCACCGCCGAACCGCCCGGTGTCGGCGCAGTCGGCCAGAAATTCCTCGATGCACTGCGCTCGCAGGTCGGGGGGCGGTCCGTCGGGGTGTATGCGGTCAATTACCCGGCAGGCGAGGACTGGCCGCCGTCGGCGTCCGATGGCGCCGGTGATGCGAACGCCCACGTGCAGTCCATGGTTGCGACCTGTCCCAACACCAAGCTGGTGCTGGGCGGCTATTCGCAAGGCGCCATGGTCATCGATCTGATCACCATCGCGCGGACATCGGTGGTGGGCTTCAACGCCGCGACCCTGTCGGCCGAGGAGGCCGAACACGTGGCTGCGGTCGCGGTTTTCGGCAATCCCACCGACCGGTACCTGGGCGGACCGATTAGCGAGATCAGCCCCTGGTACGGAGCCAAGGCCATTGATCTGTGTGCCGACGGCGATCCGATCTGCACTCAGGGAGCCCTGGCGCTGCCTACGCACGACGAGATGTTCTCGGCGCCGCACCAGTCCTATGCGCAGTCCGGCATGCCCGGTCAGGCCGCGACCTTCGTGGCGAGCCACCTCTGACGCAGCACGGCTATCCGATTACTTCAGAGGCCCAGTACTCGCGCAGGCTGGCGATCCGCTCACCGGCGAATTCCAGGATGGCGACTTCGCGCATCCGCTTGCGCACGTTCTGGAGGCGGTCGTCGAATGTCGCCTCCCACTCGGCGATCACCGTGGTGCCGTCGGTGGCGGTGTAGAGGTTGAGCAATCGGGCATCGATGTTGGCCTGGCCCTCGACGACCTTGCTCTGCCAGTAGTCGCGGATCCCGGCTCGGCTGCGGATCGGTTCGCCCAGCACCCGCTCGTGGTAGGTGGCGTCGTCGGTGAAGATCGTGACGATGAGCTCGGGGTCCTGTTGCGTCCAGGCCCGCAGGTAGGTATCGATCGTGGTGCGGACGTCCATCAGGGGAGTCTGGCCCACGGCGCGGCTCCACCTTCGCCGAACGTGCATTCAGTGCGAGGAATGGGGCAGAAAATCGGACTCAGTGCACGCTCGGCGCGGCGGAGGGGCTGGGACAGACTCACAGACGCCCGGATTTCCGGCCCGACGCCGGTAGGGGTAACCTAACGCAGGGAAATTAGGGCAGCCTTTACTAATACTTGCGAGGGGATCGGATGGCCGTCGACGACACCTCGGCCGTCGCGCAGTTCCCCTCCTGGATCGGGCGCTTTCCCGGGCCCGGCGCCCCCACTCTGGTCTTCCCGCACGCCGGCGGAACCGCGGTCAACTACCGCCCGCTGGCGCTGGCCCTGGCCGCCGGTGCCGACACCTACGTCATGCAGTATCCGCAGCGTGCCGACCGTTTCCGCGAGCCGGCCGCCGAAACCCTGCCGGAGCTGGCCCGTAGCCTGTTCGACGCTGCGCCCTGGCACCAGCTCGGACCGCTGCGCCTGTTCGGGCACAGCATGGGCTCACTGGTCGCGTTCGAGTTCGCCCGGCTCGCCGAAGAGCGCGGCATCGAGATCCAGCGGCTGTGGGCCTCGGCGGCCCCTGCGCCCGGCGTGGTGGCCGGGCTGCGCAAGGTGCCCACCGGGGATGCCGACCTGCGCGCCGAACTTGCCCAGCTGGGCGGCACCGACCCGCGAATCCTGGCCGACGAGGAATTCCTCACCCTGCTGCTGACGCCGGTGCGCTCGGATTACCTGGCGTTCAACCGTTACCAGTGCGCACCCGATGCCACCATCAGCGCCGACATCACCGTGCTGGGCGGCCGCTCCGACGACCGGGTCGGCGCTGACCTGCTGGAACGCTGGGCCGACCACACCACCGGCGCCTGGTCGGTGTCGCTGTACGACGGCGGGCACTTCTATCACTACGAGCACATCGAGACCTTGGCGAAGCGGATCATCGCCGATGAATGATCGGCGCGAGGACCCGGTCGTCATCACCGGCCTCGGCGTCGAGGCCCCCGGTGGGATCGACACCGCCGAGCAGTACTGGTCACTGCTTGCCGACGGCCGCGAGGCGCTGAGCACCATCCCCGAGGACCGGGACTGGGCCGTGCGCGAACTCATCGAGGGGTCGCATCGCGACGGCTTCAAGCCGATCTTCAACGCCGGCGGATTCCTCTCCGGCGCAGCCGAATTCGACCCTGGGTTCTTCGGTATCGCACCACGCGAGGCCGTCGCGATGGACCCGCAGCAGCGGGTGGCACTGCGGGTGGCCTGGCGGGCGCTGGAAGATGCCGGCATCAATCCCGACGAGCTCACCGGCCACGACGTCGGGGTGTACCTCGGTGCCTCGGTCACCGGCTACGGCCCGGACATGGCGCAGTTCAGCGCACACAGTGGTCACCTGCTGCCCGGCACCGCACTGTCGGTGATCTCCGGCCGAATCGCCTACACCCTGGGCCTGGCCGGCCCGGCGATCACCGTCGACACCTCCTGCTCGTCGGCACTGTCCGCACTACACCTGGCGGTGCAGGCGATCCAGACCGGTGACACCGACATGGCGCTCGCCGGTGGGGTGTGCGTGATGGGCTCGCCCGGCTTCTTCGTCGAATTCTCCAAGCAGCACGCCCTCTCCGACGACGGCCACTGCCGGCCCTACAGTGCCGCCGCCACCGGAACGGTCTGGGCCGAAGGCGCTGGCATCTTTGTGCTGCAACGAAAATCGGCCGCGCTGCGCGACCGCCGCCACATCTACGGCGAGATCATGGCCAGCCGGCTCAACCAGGACGGTCACACCACCGGCCTGCTCACCCCCAGCGAAGCGGCCCAGCAGCGACTGTTCCGGCACGCCCTGGCCGACGCCGGCGTGCACCCCAGCCAGGTCGGGATGATCGAGGGCCACGGAACCGGAACCCGCGTCGGTGACCCGGTAGAGCTGCGCTCGCTGATCAGCGTCTACGGCACCGACACGACAGCCGGCGCCGGCCCGCGGCTCGGCTCGGTCAAATCCAACATCGGACATACCCAGGCCGCGGCCGGGGCACTCGGGTTGACCAAAGTGCTGCTGGCCGCCGAGCACCAGGCGATCCCGCCTACCCTGCATGTGCGCGAGGGCTGGCACAACGGCATCGACTGGGATGGTCACGGCATCACGCTCGCCGAAACCATCACCGCCTGGCCGGCCAGTGACGGCCGCCGGATCGGCTCGGTGTCGGCGTTCGGAATGAGCGGCACCAATGCGCATCTGATCGTCGGGGTGGCGGAGCCGGCCGAGCCGGCGAAAAAGGCACTGCCGTGCTGAACAACCACCCGACCACCCTGCCCGACGGCCGGATCCCCGTGCTGATCTCGGCACACGCCCGCGATCTGGTGGCCGCCGAGGCGGGTGCGCTGGCGCGCTACCTGCAGACCCACCCCGCCGAGGTTTCTGCGGTCGCCCGGACCCTGCGGGCCACCCGCCCGGTACGCCGCTACCGCGCGGTGATCCGGGCCCGCGATACTGCGGAACTCATCGCCGGGCTCGACGCCGTCTACCGCGGCGTCGAACACCCGCTGGTGGCCGGGTCGCATCAACCCGAGACCGCTCGCACCGCTTTCGTATTCCCCGGCCAGGGGAATCAATGGCCCGGCATGGGAACCGAGCTGCTCGGCGTCGCGGCGTACCGCGCCGAAGCGGACCGCTGCCATGAGGCCTTCCTGCGCGCCGGTCACGCCTCTCCGCTGAGCTACCTGCGCGGCACCGATGACACAGATCCCGTGGTGGTCCAGGCCGCTCAATTCACCCACGCCGCGGCGCTGGCCGCCACCTGGCGGCATTTCGGCGTGCTGCCCGACATCACCGTCGGCCACAGCCTGGGGGAGGTGGCCGCCGCCTACACCGCCGGCGTGGTCGACTTGGATGCCGCCGTGGCGGTGGTGGCTGCACGGGCGCAACTGACCGACCTGCTGGCCGCCAACGCGCCGGTCCGGTTCGGCATGGCGATGATCGCCCTGAACGCCGACGCCGCCGCCGACCTCATCGCCGCCACCCCTGGCTGGCTGGAGCTCTCGGTGGTCAACGGCCCCGAATCGGTGGTCGTGTCTGGCGAGTGGCCGGCCATACAGCAGATTCTGGAAGCCGCCGGCCGGCGTGGCGTGTTCGCCCGCGAACTGCCGGTGCGCTACCCGGCGCACACCAGCGCCCTGGAGCCGCTGCGAGACCAGCTGACCGGCCAGCTTCCCGAAGCGCAATTCCACAGCGCCCCGGTGGAATTCATCGGATCGGTGTACGGCGGACCGATCCCGCCCGCCACGACGTTCCGCCAGTACTGGTTCGACAATCTGCGGCGACAGGTCCGCTTCGACTTGGCCGCGGCTGCCGCGGTGGCGCGCGGCGTCACGACGTTCATCGAGATGTCGGCGCACCCGACCCTGCTGGTGGCGCTCAGCGACTCCGTCGGTGCCGCCCAGGTGCTGGGTAGCACCGACCGCGACCAGCCGGCCGGTGAGGCGCTGGCAGCGAACATCGCCGCCGCGGCGATCGCCGACCCCGGCTACCGGTGGCGCGACTTCGCGCCGGATGCTCCGGGGCTGCTACGGCATTTCCCGCACGCACCGATGCACACCAACCGGCTGTGGGCCGGCACAGCGACGTCCACGCCGCGCCATCGGATGCCGGTGGTCATGACCGAAAGCTGGCTGCCGGTCACCGAGCCGCACCAGCGTCCCGCGCGGGTGGCCGTCGTCGACTATGCCGGGCAATCAGCTGAGCTGACCGCGCAATTGGCGGCGGCACTGGACGCCCTGGACGCCGAAGTGGTCGACCCCGCCGACGCCGAATTCCTGGTTCTGGTGGCTCCGCTCGCCGACACGGTCGACATCACCACGGCCACTACCGAGTTCGCTGGGAACGCGGCCAGCCAGACCGTTGTTCGGCCGGGACAGAACTGCCGCCGGGTATGGCTGGTCACCCGCGGCGCCGAGCAACTCGACGGTGATCCGTCACCGCGTCCCGGTGCCGCCGCGCTGGCCGCGCTGCACCGCAGCATCGGATTCGACTACCCCGATCACACGTTCGCGCATCTGGACCTGCCGGTGCAGCCGACTGCCGCAGACCTGCGAGCCGCCGGCGCCGCACTCCAGTTGACCGACACCGAGGTCGCGGTGCGTGCCGGGAACCTGACAACCCGCCGATTCGTCGAGTCCACCACCGCCGCAACGGCGCCGACGGTCCCAGAGGCCGTGGTGATCAGCGGCGGAACCGGCGCGATCGGATTGGCCTACGCGGCGTTCTGCGCCGACCACGGCGCCCGCGACATCGTCCTGCTCAGCCGCAGTGGGGCAAACGATGCGACTACGCCGCAATTGGATGCGCTGCGTGCGCGTACCGGGGCGCGCATCACCGCGGTCCGCTGCGACATCACCGATGACGCCGCAGTCGCGGCGGTCATTGCGCAATATCGACCGGTACCGGCCGGGTTGCTGGTACATACCGCGTCGGCAGAGGCCGTGGCCGCGTCGAAGATCACGGCCGAGGCAGTGCGGGACGCGTTCGGCGCCAAAGTGATCGGACTGGACAACCTGGCCCGGCACTGGCCGCTGGACGCCGACGCACGCGTGCTGGTCTGCTCTTCGGTACTGGCACTGTGGGGCGGCTTGGGACACGGGCTCTACGCGGCGGCCAACCGGATGGCGGACGCGCTGGTGGGACAGCTGCGGGCACAGGGCCTAGGCGCCACCTCCATCCGTTGGGGACTGTGGCGCAGCGTGGCCGTGGTCAGCGGCGAGGAGAAGGACCGGATCGCCCGCACCGGCCTCACCCCGATGGCCCCGGAGGCCGCGATCACCGCCGGACTCCTTGCCGCGCCGGACGACCCGGCGATCCTGGCCGCCGATTTCGACCGACTGGCGGTGTTCTTCGACAGCCAGGGCGTGCCCTCGCCCTTCGACGCAGCACTGGCCGCCGCAACGGCGGACGGGCAGGCCGATCGCCCGATCGGCGAAGTGGTGGCCGACGAACTGGTGACGGTGCTCGGCTTGGAAGGCCCCGACGACATCGACATGCACCGGGCCCTGGTCGACCTCGGCCTGGATTCACTTCTCGCACTGGACCTGCGCAAGCGCTTGGGGCGGGCCACCGGCCTGCGTGTGGCGCTCGGTCCACTGCTGGCTGGAATGACCGGAGCCCAGCTGACGGCGACGCTGACCGATGACGCAGCGCCCGCCGCGGCTACGGAAAGGACTGTGTTCACCCATGACTGACACCGGCCGTTTAGCGAGGTTCGACGAAGGAGAGGCGAAGCTGGAATCGCCGCATGACGCCGTCGACCAGGCGACCGACGCCAACGAGCTGCGGCTGGAGCTGCTGCGCCGCAGACTCACTGAACGCGGGCTGGCCGCAGCATCTGCCGAGCCGCAGTCCGGGCCGGCCAACGGGTCTGGGCCGCTGACCATGAGCGACGGACAGCGCCGCATGTGGTTCGTGCAGGCGCTCGACCCGGACGGCGCCCTGGCCAACATCGCGGTCTCCTACCGTCTCACCGGCCCGCTGGACGGCGCCCGGCTGCAGGCCGCGCTGGCCGCAGTGGCCGCGCGCCATCCGGTGCTGCGTACCGTCTATTCCGTCGACGACGCGGGCGAACCGCACCCGGTGATCGCCGAGGTCACGCCTGGCTTTGCCACACACGACCTGTCCGATCTCGCCGAACAGGCTCGCGCGCTGCGCCTGGAAGTACTGGCCCAGCGCGAATTCGGCACCCCGTTCCGGCTGGAATCCGATGCCCCGCTGCGGCTCACCCTGGTCCGAGTCGCACCCGATGAACACATTCTGCTGCTGGTGGCCCACCACATCGCCTGGGACGACGACTCCTGGGCGGTGTTCTTCGCCGACCTCACGGCCGCCTATGCCGACCCGGAGCAGTTCGCCACCCGCGCGTCGGTGCCGCACCCCGCCGCTGCGGCGGGTTCTGGCCACGAAGCCGAGCTGACATACTGGCGGACCCTGTTGGCCGATCCGCCGGACCCGCTGGAGCTGCCCGGCCCGCACGGCTCGGCGATACCCAGCACGCTGCGCGCCGGCTTGTGCACCCGCACCCTGCCGGCGGAGTTGATGTCCGACATCACCGATCTGGCACGCAGCAACGGCGCCACGCCCTACATGGTGATCGCCGCGGCGCTGTCCGCCCTGATCCACCGCTACACCGCCACCGATGACTTCCTCATCGCCTCACCGGTGCTCAACCGCACCGCCGGTACCGAAGGAGCCATCGGCTACTTCGGCAACACCGTGGTGCTGCGCGCGAAAGTTGACGCTGCGGCCCGGTTCAGCGACCTGCTGGCGCAAACCCGCGACGCCGCACTGGGGGCCTTTGGCCACCAGGGCATCAACCTCGACCGGGTGGTGCGCGAACTCAACCCGGATCGCCGGCACGGGGGAGTGGAACGACTCACCCGGCTCAGCTTCGGTTTCCGGTCGACCCAGGGGGGCGGCTTCCAGCCGGACGGGATCACCTGCACCCGAGCCGATTACCGCGGCAAGGTTGCCCAGCTGCCGCTGGGAATCATGGTGGAGGCCGGTACTGACGGCGCGCTGATCGAGGCCGAATACCTGCACGACGTGCTCGACGAGGCATTGGTCGAGCAGTTGCTGCGCCACCTAGTGCAGATGCTGACGGCCGCCGTGGCAGCGCCTGACAAGACGGTCGGCGAGCTGGACATGCTCGGCGCTGACGACCAGGCCTGGCTGGACGCGGTCTCCCGCGGACCCGACTTCGCCCCGCCCCCAGAGGCACCGGCCACCCTGGGCTCGCTGGTGGCCGACCGGGCCGCGGCCACCCCGAACGCCATCGCCGTCGTCGACGACCACGGCCGGTACAGCTACGCCGAGATCAACGCGCGCGCCAACCGGATCGCACACCACCTGATCGCCGCGGGCATCGGCACCGAGGACAAGGTCGCGGTGCTGTTCGGCCGCTCGACGGAGCTGGTCGTGACCGCCCTGGGCATCGCCAAAGCCGGCGCTGCCTACGTTCCCGTCGACCCCGAATACCCGCCGGACCGCATCGAATTCATCCTCGGTGACGCCCGGCCGTCGATCGTGTTGCGGGAGCCGCTGACCGACGACGAGCTGGCCGGCCGACCCGACACCGACCCGACCGACGCCGACCGGGTGCGCCCGCTGCGTGCGGAGAATCTCGCCTACCTCATCTACACCTCCGGTTCGACCGGATTGCCCAAGGGTGTCGAGGTATCCCACGCCCCGATCACCGAGTACCTGGTTTGGTTCGGCGGCGAGTACGGCATCGACGACACCGACGTTCTGCTGCAGGTCGCCTCGCCGAGCTTCGACGTGTCGATCGGCGAACTGTTCGGAACCCTCGGAAACGGTGCCCGGCTGGTGATTCCGCGCCCGGATGGACTCCGCGACATCGGCTACCTGACCGACCTGCTGCAGCGCGAAGGCGTCACCGCCATGCACTTCGTGCCGTCGCTGCTGGGCCTGTTCCTGTCGCTGCCCGGCGTGAACCAGTGGCGCACCCTGCGGCGCATCCCGATCGGTGGCGAACCGCTGCCGGGCGAACTCGCGGACAAGTTCCACGCCACCTTCGACGCCCTGCTACACAACTTCTACGGCCCCACCGAGACCGTGGTGAACTCGTCCCGACACAAGGTGGAAGGCCCCCAGGGCAACCGGATCGTGCCGATCGGCAGCCCGAACATCAACACCACCATGTGGCTGCTCGACGACGCCCTGCAGCCGGTTCCCGTCGGGGTGATCGGCGAGATCTACATCGGCGGAACACATGTGGCCCGCGGCTACTTCGACCGTCCCGGCCTGACCGCCGAGCGATTCGTCGCCGACCCGTGGACGCCCGGCCAGCGGCTGTACCGCACCGGTGATCTGGCCCGCCGCAATGCTGCCGGCGACCTGGAATTCATCGGCCGCGCCGACGACCAGGTCAAGGTCCGCGGCTTCCGGATCGAGCTCGGCGAGGTGGCCTCGGCCATCTCGGTCGACCCCAGCGTCGGTCAGTGTGTGGTCGTGCTTTCCGACCTTCCCGGGTTGGGCCGCAGCCTGGTCGCCTACCTGACCCCCGCCGCCCCGGGCGCCGGGGAAGACTCCGTCGAGATTCCGCGGATCCGGGCCCGGGTGGCCGCGGCCTTGCCGGAATACATGGCACCGGCGGCCTACGTGGTGGTCGACGACATCCCGATCACCGCGCACGGCAAGATCGACCGCGCCGCGCTGCCCGACCCGCAGCCTCTCGAGAGCACGCCCTACCGGGAGCCGCAGACCGACACCGAACACGTGGTGGCGCAACTGTTCGCCCAACTGCTCTCCCGTGACAAGGTGGGCGCCGACGACTCGTTCTTCGACCTCGGCGGCCACTCGCTGCTGGCCACCAAACTGGTCGCCGCGATCCGCGCCCGCTGCGAGGTGGAGATCGGCATCCGGGAGATCTTCGAGGCCAGCACGGTGGCCCGACTGGCCGCCGCGATCGACCGGGCCCCGGCCGCGCAACCCGACGGGGCCGGGCGACCGCCGCTGGTCGCGGTGCCGCGCTCCGGCAACCTCCCGGTCTCGGCGTCGCAGCTGCGAACCTGGTTCGCCTACCGACTGGACCCCAGTTCCACCGGCGACCACATTCCGCTGACGGCCCGGCTTACCGGTCCCTGCGACACAGCCGCCCTGACCGCCGCGATCGGTGACATGGTGGGCCGCCACGACAGTCTGCGCACCACATTCCGCGAGATCGACGGGCTGCCCCATCAGGTCATCAACGCGCCCGCGGCGGTGCCGGTGACCGAACTACAGTGTCCCGAAACCGATCCGGGTGCCGTCGCGGCGTGGACGCGAGCCCGCCTCGACGAGCAGCGCGGCACGGCGTTCGACCTGGAACGGGATTGGCCGATCCGGGCGGCGCTGCTGCACCTGCCCGGCGACGAACGGGTGCTGTCCCTGGTGGTGCACCACATCGCCGCCGACCATTGGTCGGTCGAGGTGCTCTTCACCGACCTGCTGATCGCCTACCGGTCCCGCGCCGCCGGCTCCGCGCCGGGATGGGAGCCACCGGCGTTGCAGTACGCGGACTTTGCGCACTGGCAGGGCGAACTGCTGCGTGACGAGTCCGGTCTGATCGAGGCACAACGCCGCTACTGGATCGAACAACTGGCGGGCCTGGCCGACGACACCGGACCGCGGCCGGACTTTCCCCGGCCCGCCACCGCCAATGGCTCCGGCGACTCGGTCGCATTCACGGTCCCCCCGCAGGTACGAGCTGGGCTGGCGGCACTGGCCCGTGAGACCGGCGCCACGGAGTTCATGGTGGTGCAGTCCGCGGTCGCGGTGCTGCTGCATCTGGCCGGCAGCGGTGACGACATCCCGCTCGGGGTGCCGATCGCCGGACGCACCGACAACGCCCTGGACAACCTGGTCGGGTTCTTCGTCAACATCGTGGTGCTGCGAAACCGGTTGTCCGGCAACCCGACACTGCGCGAAGTGGTAACCCGGGCGCGAGAAGCCGCACTGGGCGCCTACGCGCATGCCGACCTGCCGTTCGACCGGCTGGTGGAGGCGCTCAACCCGGTCCGCACGCTGTCGCGCAACCCGCTGTTCCAGGTGGTGGTCCACGTCCGCGAGGCGGCCGACGTCACCCACGTCATTAACAGGGGAGCCAGCGGTGAGAGCGACCTGGTCTTCCGCACCGTGATGCCCACATTCGACATCGCGCACGCCGACCTGTCGGTGAATCTGTTCACCACAGCGGGCTCCGACGGGGAAGGCTATGACGGACATCTGATCTACCGCACCGACCTCTACGAGCGTGCCACCGTGCAGCGACTGGCCGACTGGCTGGGCCGAGTGCTGGCGACCATGGCAGGCGATCCGGGTCGGGAGCTGCGCGACATCAGCCTGGTCGACGAGCAGCAACGCGAGCGCATCCTGGGGCAGTGGAGCCGCGGTGCCGAGATCCCCGCGGGCGATCCGCAAACCATCGCCGACGTGCTGGCGCCCAGCCGCAGCTTCGACGGCGTCGCCGTGCGATGCGGCGGAGCCGAGCTCACCTACCCGCAGCTGCACTCCCGCTCCGACCGGCTTGCCGAGCTGTTGATCGCCGCCGGCGTGGAACCCGGAACCCTGGTGGGTCTGTCGGTGCGCCGTGACCT
The window above is part of the Mycolicibacter sp. MU0102 genome. Proteins encoded here:
- a CDS encoding non-ribosomal peptide synthetase, with the translated sequence MTDTGRLARFDEGEAKLESPHDAVDQATDANELRLELLRRRLTERGLAAASAEPQSGPANGSGPLTMSDGQRRMWFVQALDPDGALANIAVSYRLTGPLDGARLQAALAAVAARHPVLRTVYSVDDAGEPHPVIAEVTPGFATHDLSDLAEQARALRLEVLAQREFGTPFRLESDAPLRLTLVRVAPDEHILLLVAHHIAWDDDSWAVFFADLTAAYADPEQFATRASVPHPAAAAGSGHEAELTYWRTLLADPPDPLELPGPHGSAIPSTLRAGLCTRTLPAELMSDITDLARSNGATPYMVIAAALSALIHRYTATDDFLIASPVLNRTAGTEGAIGYFGNTVVLRAKVDAAARFSDLLAQTRDAALGAFGHQGINLDRVVRELNPDRRHGGVERLTRLSFGFRSTQGGGFQPDGITCTRADYRGKVAQLPLGIMVEAGTDGALIEAEYLHDVLDEALVEQLLRHLVQMLTAAVAAPDKTVGELDMLGADDQAWLDAVSRGPDFAPPPEAPATLGSLVADRAAATPNAIAVVDDHGRYSYAEINARANRIAHHLIAAGIGTEDKVAVLFGRSTELVVTALGIAKAGAAYVPVDPEYPPDRIEFILGDARPSIVLREPLTDDELAGRPDTDPTDADRVRPLRAENLAYLIYTSGSTGLPKGVEVSHAPITEYLVWFGGEYGIDDTDVLLQVASPSFDVSIGELFGTLGNGARLVIPRPDGLRDIGYLTDLLQREGVTAMHFVPSLLGLFLSLPGVNQWRTLRRIPIGGEPLPGELADKFHATFDALLHNFYGPTETVVNSSRHKVEGPQGNRIVPIGSPNINTTMWLLDDALQPVPVGVIGEIYIGGTHVARGYFDRPGLTAERFVADPWTPGQRLYRTGDLARRNAAGDLEFIGRADDQVKVRGFRIELGEVASAISVDPSVGQCVVVLSDLPGLGRSLVAYLTPAAPGAGEDSVEIPRIRARVAAALPEYMAPAAYVVVDDIPITAHGKIDRAALPDPQPLESTPYREPQTDTEHVVAQLFAQLLSRDKVGADDSFFDLGGHSLLATKLVAAIRARCEVEIGIREIFEASTVARLAAAIDRAPAAQPDGAGRPPLVAVPRSGNLPVSASQLRTWFAYRLDPSSTGDHIPLTARLTGPCDTAALTAAIGDMVGRHDSLRTTFREIDGLPHQVINAPAAVPVTELQCPETDPGAVAAWTRARLDEQRGTAFDLERDWPIRAALLHLPGDERVLSLVVHHIAADHWSVEVLFTDLLIAYRSRAAGSAPGWEPPALQYADFAHWQGELLRDESGLIEAQRRYWIEQLAGLADDTGPRPDFPRPATANGSGDSVAFTVPPQVRAGLAALARETGATEFMVVQSAVAVLLHLAGSGDDIPLGVPIAGRTDNALDNLVGFFVNIVVLRNRLSGNPTLREVVTRAREAALGAYAHADLPFDRLVEALNPVRTLSRNPLFQVVVHVREAADVTHVINRGASGESDLVFRTVMPTFDIAHADLSVNLFTTAGSDGEGYDGHLIYRTDLYERATVQRLADWLGRVLATMAGDPGRELRDISLVDEQQRERILGQWSRGAEIPAGDPQTIADVLAPSRSFDGVAVRCGGAELTYPQLHSRSDRLAELLIAAGVEPGTLVGLSVRRDLDLPVALVGIMKAGAGYFPLDPSYPRQRLEFMIEDVFAAGGAKVILVSEATRDAIPAPDGVTLLCLDDAEVQEELAKDTAGLGLPVPHPDDPMYLVFTSGSTGMPKGVLGTHRSMSARLNWQITHYPVTGEDIRLAQSSMTFLEGGMEMLAGLAAGATLILADDTEFRNPEALARLIVDERVAQVTAVASLISVLADSAPDALRGLRRLVCSGEPVSADLLARLGGALDPNAQLLNNFGATETSGAVVRGELEPPTPKLGRPTPGSQAYLLDDALQPVPPGVVGEVYYAGPQIVRGYWKRPGLTSTRFVANPFSNASGDRLYRSGDRARWTVDGVLEFVGRTDHQVKVRGFRVELAEVEAALRGAPGVATAAARTWEQRGVTTLAGYLVPAAPVSDAAEFIASVRAAVAATLPGYMVPSSLTVLDAMPLTDSGKLNRPALPQPAVATRGESDPPVTATEQTLVGICAELLGVAAIGRSDGFFELGGDSILSVQLAARARAAGLDVDPRMIFEHPTFAELAAAVDAAAETGGTPEAADTAFEPMSVSGLSSDALADLTAAWGDSP